The Neochlamydia sp. S13 genome has a segment encoding these proteins:
- a CDS encoding 1-deoxy-D-xylulose-5-phosphate reductoisomerase, with protein sequence MKNLSILGSTGSIGLNTLKVARHLKDKFRIVALAAKSNVDLLEQQAREFHPELICVYDEKMAMELKRKLPEVEVVAGLEGLQAVATHGKAEMVISAMTGTKGLAPTVAAIQAGKNVGLANKESLVSGGELIMSLIKKNGVHLLPIDSEHSALFQCLNGEDPKKIDRMILTASGGPFRTWSSEQLAQISVEQALAHPTWNMGPKVTIDCSTLMNKGLEAIEAHWLFSVPMEQIEVVIHPQSLIHSMIEFTDGSIMAQMGEPNMIVPIQYAMTYPERDQGMLPRFDFTRIHEFQFYPPDFKKFPCLGLAFEAIRQGGSLPCYMNAANEVLVNRFLNKEIGWQDISNKLEKLMNAHPLSKVDTLEDVLTIDEIAREEAKKA encoded by the coding sequence ATGAAGAATCTCTCAATTTTGGGCAGTACAGGCTCAATTGGTCTAAATACATTGAAAGTAGCCCGGCATTTGAAAGATAAATTTCGAATAGTAGCTCTTGCCGCTAAATCTAATGTTGATTTGCTAGAGCAGCAAGCTCGTGAGTTTCATCCAGAGTTAATCTGTGTCTACGATGAAAAAATGGCGATGGAACTAAAAAGGAAACTTCCTGAGGTAGAAGTGGTGGCAGGTCTTGAAGGTCTGCAAGCAGTAGCTACGCATGGAAAGGCGGAAATGGTCATTTCTGCGATGACGGGGACGAAAGGATTAGCTCCTACAGTAGCTGCTATCCAAGCAGGTAAAAACGTAGGATTAGCTAATAAAGAATCTTTAGTTTCGGGTGGAGAGCTTATCATGTCATTAATTAAAAAGAATGGCGTGCATCTACTTCCTATTGATAGTGAGCATAGTGCTCTTTTCCAATGCTTGAATGGAGAAGATCCTAAAAAAATTGATCGCATGATTCTCACTGCTTCAGGAGGTCCTTTTCGTACTTGGTCTAGCGAGCAGCTAGCTCAAATAAGTGTTGAGCAAGCATTGGCTCATCCTACCTGGAATATGGGCCCTAAAGTGACGATTGATTGTTCGACATTGATGAATAAGGGATTAGAAGCGATAGAAGCGCATTGGTTGTTTAGCGTACCTATGGAGCAAATTGAGGTTGTCATTCACCCTCAAAGTTTGATACATAGCATGATCGAATTTACAGATGGATCAATAATGGCACAAATGGGAGAGCCTAACATGATTGTTCCCATTCAATATGCCATGACTTATCCAGAACGCGATCAAGGAATGTTGCCTAGATTTGATTTTACAAGAATTCACGAATTTCAATTCTATCCTCCTGATTTCAAAAAATTTCCTTGTTTGGGCCTTGCATTTGAGGCCATACGTCAGGGAGGTAGCTTACCTTGTTATATGAATGCTGCTAATGAGGTTTTAGTTAACCGCTTTCTAAACAAGGAAATTGGCTGGCAAGATATTAGTAATAAATTAGAAAAATTGATGAACGCTCATCCCTTATCCAAGGTAGATACTTTAGAAGATGTGCTTACTATCGATGAGATAGCGCGAGAAGAAGCTAAAAAAGCTTAA
- the rpsL gene encoding 30S ribosomal protein S12, which translates to MPTINQLVRQPRTPKKRRSKSPALLKCPQRRGVCLQVKTKTPKKPNSALRKVAWVRLSTGQEVIAYIGGEGHNLQEHSIVLVRGGRVKDLPGVRYHIVRGTLDCAAVQNRKKSRSKYGAKRPK; encoded by the coding sequence ATGCCCACAATTAACCAACTTGTACGGCAACCTCGTACACCTAAAAAAAGACGTAGCAAGTCTCCTGCTTTGCTAAAATGTCCACAAAGACGTGGCGTTTGCTTACAGGTAAAAACTAAAACACCTAAAAAGCCCAATTCAGCTCTTCGTAAAGTAGCATGGGTACGTTTATCAACCGGCCAAGAAGTAATCGCCTATATTGGTGGTGAAGGGCATAATCTGCAAGAACATAGCATTGTACTTGTCCGTGGTGGTCGTGTAAAAGACCTTCCCGGTGTACGTTATCATATCGTACGAGGAACATTAGACTGTGCAGCTGTACAGAATCGCAAAAAATCAAGATCGAAATATGGGGCAAAACGGCCCAAGTAA
- the rpsG gene encoding 30S ribosomal protein S7: MSRRRRAEKRHIDPEPLYGSTLLAKFINRVMIGGNKSVARRIVYNALEKFAKRIKAENPLEAFEQALENAKPALEVKSRRIGGATYQVPIEIPTNRRIAMAMGWIINHSRAKTGRSMEDGLSTELADCFHNQGTTIKKKDDTHRMAEANKAFAHYKW; the protein is encoded by the coding sequence ATGTCAAGAAGACGTAGAGCAGAAAAAAGACACATTGACCCTGAACCACTTTATGGCAGCACTTTGCTTGCTAAGTTTATCAATAGGGTGATGATCGGCGGAAACAAATCTGTAGCTCGCAGAATAGTATATAATGCTTTAGAAAAATTTGCCAAGCGCATCAAAGCAGAAAACCCTTTAGAAGCTTTTGAGCAAGCTTTAGAAAACGCTAAGCCCGCCTTAGAGGTTAAATCCCGGCGTATTGGTGGTGCTACCTATCAAGTACCTATTGAAATTCCTACTAACCGCCGTATCGCAATGGCAATGGGATGGATTATCAATCACTCTCGCGCTAAAACTGGGCGCTCCATGGAAGATGGTCTATCTACTGAGTTAGCTGATTGCTTCCATAATCAAGGTACCACCATTAAAAAGAAAGACGACACCCATAGAATGGCTGAAGCTAACAAAGCTTTTGCTCATTATAAATGGTAA
- the fusA gene encoding elongation factor G codes for MARPEKEHIKNVRNIGIMAHIDAGKTTTTERILYYTGRTHRMGEVHEGAATMDWMEQEQERGITITSAATTVFWKECKINIIDTPGHVDFTIEVERSLRVLDGSVAVFCSVSGVEPQSETVWRQADKYGVPRIAFVNKMDRIGADFFDAIKTMREKLHANAIPVHCPIGAESEFKGMVDLVCMRAFFFHDETLGADWEEADIPADLLEKCQQLRSELLDELATIDENNEEFMTKVLENPDSLTVDEINTVIRKGVCTNKFTPVLCGSAFKNKGVQHLLDAVVNWMPSPLDRGQIKAHDLKTNEDIFLKPEDNAPFAALAFKIMTDPYVGRLTYIRIYSGTLVKGMNLINSTKDSKERISRLLEMHANQRKEKDEFYTGDIAACIGLKKASTGDTICSPEHPILLEKMEFPESVISMAIEPKSKGDREKLAQALSSLSEEDPTFRVYTNEETGQTIIAGMGELHLEILHDRMKREFNVEASVGKPQVSYKETITSAAASQTKFVKQSGGRGQYAHVELEIEPNEKGKGNEIVSKIVGGSIPREYIPPTIKGIEEGLATGVLAGYNLVDVKVSIVFGSYHDVDSNEMAFKICGSMAIKDAAKKGKPILLEPIMKVDVTTPEQYMGDVIGDLNRRRGQILGQENHKGAVLIHAEVPLSEMFGYSTLLRSLSSGRATYVMEPSHFEKVPAKIQEEIIKK; via the coding sequence ATGGCTAGACCTGAGAAAGAACACATTAAAAATGTACGTAATATTGGTATCATGGCTCACATTGATGCCGGTAAAACTACAACAACAGAAAGAATTCTGTATTATACCGGCCGTACACACCGCATGGGTGAAGTGCACGAAGGCGCGGCTACCATGGACTGGATGGAGCAAGAGCAAGAGCGTGGCATTACGATTACTTCCGCTGCAACCACGGTTTTCTGGAAAGAGTGCAAAATTAATATTATCGATACTCCTGGCCACGTGGATTTCACCATTGAAGTTGAACGTTCCTTGCGAGTTTTAGATGGTTCAGTAGCTGTATTTTGCTCAGTTTCTGGAGTAGAACCTCAGTCTGAAACAGTATGGCGTCAAGCAGACAAATACGGTGTCCCACGCATTGCGTTTGTTAACAAGATGGACCGTATCGGGGCGGACTTTTTCGATGCGATTAAAACCATGCGTGAAAAGCTTCACGCTAATGCGATCCCCGTTCACTGCCCTATCGGCGCAGAGTCGGAATTCAAAGGTATGGTTGATCTAGTCTGCATGAGAGCTTTTTTCTTCCACGATGAAACTTTAGGGGCCGACTGGGAAGAGGCAGACATTCCTGCAGATCTTCTGGAAAAATGCCAGCAATTGCGTTCAGAGTTATTGGATGAACTAGCCACTATAGATGAAAATAATGAAGAATTCATGACAAAAGTTTTGGAAAATCCCGACTCTTTAACAGTGGATGAAATCAATACAGTCATCCGTAAAGGTGTATGTACAAACAAATTTACTCCGGTACTATGCGGTTCAGCTTTCAAAAACAAAGGCGTACAGCACCTGCTTGACGCGGTTGTTAACTGGATGCCATCTCCTCTTGATCGGGGTCAAATTAAAGCCCATGATCTTAAAACCAATGAAGATATCTTTTTGAAACCCGAAGATAATGCGCCTTTTGCTGCCTTAGCTTTTAAGATCATGACAGACCCTTACGTGGGCCGTTTAACTTACATTCGTATTTATAGCGGTACCTTAGTGAAAGGGATGAACTTAATTAACAGTACCAAAGATAGTAAAGAAAGAATCTCCCGTCTTTTAGAAATGCATGCCAACCAGCGTAAAGAGAAAGACGAATTTTATACAGGCGACATTGCAGCTTGTATTGGGTTAAAGAAAGCTAGCACAGGCGACACAATCTGTTCTCCTGAGCACCCTATCTTGCTCGAAAAAATGGAGTTTCCAGAATCTGTAATTTCTATGGCTATTGAGCCGAAATCTAAAGGAGACCGTGAAAAGCTAGCTCAGGCTCTTTCTTCCTTATCCGAAGAGGATCCTACTTTCCGAGTTTACACTAATGAAGAAACGGGTCAAACAATCATTGCAGGTATGGGCGAACTTCACCTTGAGATCTTGCACGATCGTATGAAGCGCGAATTCAATGTAGAAGCTAGCGTCGGTAAACCGCAAGTTTCTTATAAAGAAACAATTACCTCAGCAGCTGCTAGCCAAACTAAATTTGTTAAACAATCCGGCGGCCGTGGTCAATATGCTCACGTCGAGCTAGAAATTGAACCAAACGAGAAAGGCAAGGGTAATGAAATTGTTAGCAAAATTGTAGGGGGATCGATTCCAAGAGAATATATACCTCCCACAATCAAAGGGATTGAAGAAGGCCTTGCTACGGGTGTGCTTGCTGGATACAATCTAGTAGATGTTAAAGTCTCTATTGTGTTTGGTTCCTACCATGATGTCGACTCTAACGAGATGGCCTTTAAAATTTGTGGTTCTATGGCTATTAAGGACGCTGCTAAAAAGGGTAAGCCGATTTTATTAGAGCCTATCATGAAAGTGGATGTGACTACCCCTGAACAATATATGGGCGATGTAATTGGCGATCTTAACCGTCGCCGTGGGCAGATTTTAGGCCAAGAAAACCATAAAGGTGCGGTCCTCATCCATGCTGAGGTTCCTCTTAGCGAAATGTTTGGTTACTCCACCTTGTTGCGCTCGCTATCCTCAGGACGTGCAACCTATGTGATGGAACCTAGCCACTTTGAAAAAGTGCCGGCAAAAATACAAGAAGAAATTATCAAGAAATAA
- the rpsJ gene encoding 30S ribosomal protein S10 — protein MAKQQEKQIKQEKVHKPARQKIRIRLKGYDQRILDRSTEDIVETAKRTGAAIAGPIPLPTRIVKFTVLRSPNIDRKSREQFEMRTHKRLIDILNPTGKTIDALKTLTLPAGVDIKIKA, from the coding sequence ATGGCAAAACAACAAGAGAAACAAATAAAGCAAGAAAAGGTGCACAAGCCGGCGCGTCAAAAGATTCGTATTAGGCTTAAAGGATACGACCAACGTATCCTCGACCGTTCTACTGAAGATATTGTAGAAACAGCAAAGCGTACAGGTGCAGCAATAGCTGGTCCTATTCCTCTACCCACACGTATTGTAAAATTTACTGTTTTGCGCTCACCTAACATTGACCGCAAATCGCGTGAGCAATTTGAGATGCGCACGCACAAACGTCTTATTGACATCCTTAACCCCACCGGCAAAACTATCGACGCTCTTAAAACGTTGACCTTGCCAGCGGGCGTGGACATCAAAATTAAAGCGTAA